In the genome of Bradyrhizobium sp. CB3481, the window TCCGGTCGGTGCCGGCCATGCGGTCTGACAGGATGATGATGTTGACGCCTTCGCGCACCGCTCCTTCCGCGCGTGCGCAGAGTTCGTCGAGCACCTGCTCCATCCCCGCCGCGCCGAAGCCGGCATGGAAGGTGGTGTCGAGCGTGCGCGACTTGAAATGGGTGTCGGCAACATCCGAGATCGAACGGATCTTTTCCAGGTCCGCATCGGTCAGGATCGGCTGGCGCACTTCGAGCCGCTTGGTCGAAGCCATGCCCTGCAGGTCGAACAGGTTCGGCCGCGGCCCGATGATCGAGACGAGGCTCATCACCAGCTCCTCGCGGATCGGATCGATCGGCGGGTTGGTGACCTGCGCGAAGTTCTGCTTGAAGTAGGTGAAAAGCGGCTTCGGCCGGTCCGACAGCGCCGAGATCGGCGTGTCGTTGCCCATCGAGCCGGCGGCTTCCTCGCCGGTCGCCGCCATCGGCGTCATCAGGATGTTGATGTCTTCCTGCGAATAGCCGAATGCCTGCTGCCGGTCGAGCAGCGGCAGATTCGAGCGCATGCCCTTGACGGGCGCATCAGGCAATTCCTCCAGCACGAGCTGGGTGCGATGCAGCCAGTCGCTGTAGGGATGGCTCTTGGCCAGATCAGCCTTGATCTCGTCGTCCGGGATCAGCCGTCCCTGATCGAGGTCGACCAGCAGCATCTTGCCGGGCTGCAGCCGCCACTTGGTAACGATCTGGTCCTCGGGAATCTTGAGCACGCCCATTTCGGACGCCATCACGATGCGGTCGTCCTTGGTGACGAGATAGCGCGCCGGACGCAAGCCATTGCGGTCGAGCGTCGCGCCGATCTGGCGGCCGTCGGTGAAGGCGATGGCGGCGGGGCCGTCCCACGGCTCCATCAGCGCGGCGTGATATTCGTAGAAGGCGCGGCGCTGCTCGTCCATCAACGGATTGCCGGCCCACGCTTCCGGAATCATCATCATGACCGCGTGCGGCAGCGAATAGCCGCCCTGCACCAGGAATTCCAGCGCGTTGTCAAAGCAGGCGGTGTCGCTCTGGCCTTCATAGGAGATCGGCCAGAGACGGCTGATGTCCTTGCCGTAGAGCTCCGAATGTACGGACGCCTGGCGCGCCGCCATCCAGTTGACGTTGCCGCGCAGCGTGTTGATCTCGCCGTTGTGGGCGATCATCCGGTACGGATGCGCCAGCGACCAGGTCGGGAAGGTGTTGGTCGAGAAGCGCTGATGCACCAGCGCCAGCGCGCTCTCGAAATCCTTCTCATGCAGGTCGGGATAGTACTTGCCGAGCTGGTCGGCGAGGAACATGCCCTTGTAGATCAAGGTGCGGCACGACAGCGAGACCGGGTAATAGCCGGCCATGCCGCGGTCGCGGCGCTGATAGATCGCCTGCGAGATCGACTTGCGCAAGATGTAGAGCCGGCGCTCGAACTCTTCGTCGGTCTTCGCCGTGCCGTTGCGGCCGATGAACACCTGCATGTGGTAGGGCTCGGTCGGCTTGACGGTGACGCCGAGCGAGGCGTTGTCGGACGGCACGTCGCGCCAGCCGAGCAGCAGGAGGCCTTCTTCCTTGATCTGGTCGGCGATGATGCTCTGGATCACCTTTCGCCACGCCGTCTCCTTCGGCATGAACAGCGCGCCGATCGCGTAGTGGCCCGGCTCCGGCAGCTCGAAGCCGATCTCGGCGGCCTTGCGGACAAAGAAGGCGTGCGGGATCTGCACCAGAATGCCGGCGCCGTCGCCGGCGCGCGGATCGGCGCCGACGGCACCGCGATGCTCGAGGTTGCAGAGAATGTTGAGCGCGTCGGAGACGATCTGGTGCGACTTCCGGCCCTTGATATTGGCGATGAAGCCGACGCCGCAGGAATCCTTCTCCAGGCTGAGGTCATACAGGCCCTCGGCCGGCGGGCGCCAATCATGCTCGCGGCGAGAATCCTCAGGCAGCGTGTCGGCCGGTTTCGAAGCCGCGGTCGCCGACAGGGTTTCTGCCACGATGTTTTCGCGCTCGAATTCCGACCCGCTCATTTCATTCCTCTCAAAAAAGGCTAAAGGGCCTCACCGCATCGTCGGCGCACCTTGGACGCTTGCGGCACCCACCGGGCCACCGCTCGTCCGCCGCGAGCCGCAATTTCTTAAATTCAGGCTTTCCCGTTCAACGTCCCTGAGGAACGGCCTTGCCTGCACTGCCCTGGAGCTCGTGGCGCCACGGTTTCGTTGCAATCCCTGTGCCGGGACAGCTCCGCAATTGAGACAGTGATACTGTCCTAACTTCGACCATGCCAAATTTTTCTCTATCACACAAGCGCGTGAAAGTCCTCGCCCGCATGCGGATTCGGGCCTCGCAGCCGGGGAAAAGCTGCCGGGCAGGGCCTTGCGGCAGCAGCGTGCCCCGATCTGGCCCAAGGACCGCCGGATTTCCTAACGAAATTCGCCGCGGGTCAACGGGCGAGAGAGCGAAATGCTCCCGCCAGGGCCCGGCGGCTGCGGGGCTTACAGGAGCTTTCGATAATGAAGTTGTTCACGGGATCTTTGGCGGCGGGACTGGTCCTTTTGGCGGGCAGCGCGCAGGCGCAGGTAGCTGGGCGCTACACGGCGGCGTCGGATTTCGATGCGCCATACGCGGTGGCTCCGCCGGTGGTCCATGGGCCGCGCTACGCCCCGGGTCCGGATTACGTACCCGGCCCGCAATACGGCTACGCCCCCGGTCCCGGCCTGTTGCCGTCAACGGAAGTCTATTCCGTGCTGCGCGACAACGGCTTCTCGCCGCTCGGCATCCCGCGGCTGCGTGGCTTCGTCTATACGATCTCGGCGATCGACAGGGGCGGCGAGGACGGCCGGCTGGTGATCGACGCCCGCAACGGCCGGATCATCCGCTTCGTGCCCTACCGTACGGGCGACAATTTCTTCGAAGACCAGAGCGCGCTGCGCCCGCCGCCGGCCGCTCCAGTGCCGCCAGCCGGCACGCAGGCTCACGTCCAGCCCGCGACACCGGCGGCCCCTGTCCAGGCCGCACCGCGGCCGTCAAAGCCGGCCGCGCAGGTGGCGAGCCGAACAGTGCCGATGCCGAAGGCCAGCCCGGTCGCTGCCAAGCCTGCGCCGGCGCCGGTCCAGCAGGCCGCGGTGCCCGCACCGAAGCCGACCGAGACACAGGCCGCGGCTGCACCGGCTGCGACCGGGACCATTCCGGACAAGTCCGCGCCGCAGATCGCGCCGACCAAGGATATGCCGAACGTGCAGGGGTTGGAGTAAAGCTTCCATCGTCGCCCCTGCGAAGGCAGGGGCCCATACCGCGTGATCTATCAATCAGAGCGATATGACAGACGCCTCTCGCAAAACCACAGCCGGTGGTTATGGGTCGACAGCAATATCAGAACCGCCTCGGTCTTCCGGGGCGTTTTCTTTGCTCCAGCTATTCGTGCTGGCCCGTGGCAGCCAGGATGAGATCGGCGACCTTGTCGGGCTGCGACACCAGCGACAGGTGGCCGGCATCCAGCTCGACCGTCGTTGCGTTCATCCGCTTGGCAAGAAAGCGTTCGAGATCGGGATTGATCGTGTCGTCCTGCTTCGACACGGCATACCAGCTCGGCTTGCTGCGCCAGGCGGCGGCGGTGGTGCGGCCGGCGAACAGCGAGGCTGCGGTCGGCTCCTGCACGGCGTAGAGCACTTCCGCGGTCTTCCGGTCGACGCCATTGGCGAAATATTTCAGGAATGCATCCTCGGACAGTTTGGTGAAGCCGTCATGCTCCTGAACGCCGGCGCGCGCCGGGCCCGTCGGAAACTTCTGTGAGAGCGCGACGAAATCCTCGCCCGCGTCGGGGGCGCGCGCCGCGATATAGACCAGCCCCGTGACCTTCGGGTCGTTGCCGACTTCGCTGATGACAGTGCCGCCCCAGGAATGCGCCACCAGCACGGTCGGACCATCCTGCTGCGCCAGCGCGCGGCGCGTGGCGGCGACCGAGTCTTCCAGCGAGGTCAGCGGATTCTGGACCGCGGTGACGTGAAGCCCGGCCGCCTGCAGCCGCGGAATAACTTTTGACCAGCTGGATCCGTCGGCCCAGGCGCCGTGCACCAGCACGACGTTCTTGATCTTTTCAGGCGCGGCAGCGAGCGCCGGCGCGGTTTGCGCGCCGAGCGATCCGGCAAGAAGGGCGGCAACGACTGTCAGTGTTCGCAAGGTTTTCATCGATCTGCTCCGTATCTGGTTGTCCCGGCTCGTTGGCAATTTCGATGGGAGCAGCAGCATCGTTACGGTCGTCACGCCGACGTGATGCACCTTTACGACGAGAATGCGGACCAGATGGCGCGCAAAAAAACGCCCCGGTTTCCCGGGGCGTTTTCGCATTCAGCCAATATCTGCTGAACGGCTGGCCGCCGTTACGCGGCGACGGAAGCGTCGACCACCTGCGGGGCCTGCGCGCCCGAGCTGATCGGAATGCTGCGCGGCTTCTTGGCCTCGGGGATCTCGCGGACGAGATCGACATGGAGCAGGCCGTTCTCGAGCGAAGCGTTCTTCACCTGCACGAAATCGGCAAGCTGGAAGACGCGCTCGAAGGCGCGCGCGGCGATGCCGCGGTAGAGCACTTCGGATTTGTCCTTGCCGTTCTCATTGGCGGTCTTCTCGCCCTTGATCGTCAGCGTATTTTCCTTCGCGACGATCGAAAGCTCGCCTTGCGAGAAGCCGGATACCGCAACGCTGATGCGGTAGGCGTTCTCGCCGGTGCGCTCGATATTGTAGGGCGGATAACCGGGGCTGCCGTCGGAGGTCACCTGGTCGAGCAGATTGAAGAAGCGGTCGAAGCCGACGGTGGAACGATAAAACGGGGTGAGATCATAGGTACGCATAGATAGTCCTCCATTGAGCGACTGTTTCAATTACCCGCCCGCCATCGGGCCGGGCCGTAGTCCGTGCAGCCTCAGTTTTTCGGAGCCTTCCGTTTCGGGTCCGAAACACTGGTAGCGGCCTGCACAGAAATGATATGGGAGGGGTGAAATGGCGTTCAAGAGGGGCGAAACGGGCCCCTTTTTGCGCCCCCGCCTTGATTTCCAGCCTTTTTCACCTATTCGGTTCCCGTCATGACGCTCGTCTCGATCCCCGCCAACCCGGTTCCGGAGGACGTCGTCTCGGGTACCATCAAGACGCCCGATGGGGCGGAACTGCGGTTCGCGCGCTGGGCGCCGCCGGCCGGGCGCAAGGGCACGGTCTGCGTCTTCACCGGGCGCAGCGAGCCGATCGAGAAATATTTCGAGACAGTGCGCGACCTGCGCGACCGCGGCTTTGCGGTGGCGATGATCGACTGGCGCGGGCAGGGTCATTCCTCGCGCCGGCTGCGCGATCCGCGCAAGGGTTATGTCCGCGACTTCTCCGATTACGAGGTCGACGTCGAAACCTTCGTGCAGCAGGTGGTGCTGCCGGATTGCCCGCCGCCCTTTTTCGCGCTGGCGCATTCGATGGGCGGCGCCGTGATGCTGAGGATCGCGCATGCCGGAAAGCGCTGGTTCGACCGCATGGTGCTGTCGGCGCCGATGATCGACCTGCCGGGGCGCACGACTGCATTTCCGGCGCGGGCACTGCTGCGCGTGATGCGGCTGATGGGGCAGGGCGGCCGCTACGTGCCCGGCGGCGGCGATAAGTTGACCGGCACGGAATCCTTCATCAACAATCCCTTCACCAGCGATCCCGTGCGCTACGCGCGCAACGCCGCAATCTTCGAGGAAGATCCGACGCTTGGCCTCGGCTCACCGACGGTAGCCTGGGCCGATACCGCGTTCCGGGCGATGAATACGTTTCGCGGCATGAACTACCCATCGGAAATCCGCCAGCCGATCCTGATGCTGGCCGCCAGCAACGACAGCATCGTGTCGACCGCCGCGATCGAGGAGTTCGCCTATCACCTGCGCGC includes:
- a CDS encoding Hsp20 family protein, yielding MRTYDLTPFYRSTVGFDRFFNLLDQVTSDGSPGYPPYNIERTGENAYRISVAVSGFSQGELSIVAKENTLTIKGEKTANENGKDKSEVLYRGIAARAFERVFQLADFVQVKNASLENGLLHVDLVREIPEAKKPRSIPISSGAQAPQVVDASVAA
- a CDS encoding alpha/beta hydrolase, producing the protein MTLVSIPANPVPEDVVSGTIKTPDGAELRFARWAPPAGRKGTVCVFTGRSEPIEKYFETVRDLRDRGFAVAMIDWRGQGHSSRRLRDPRKGYVRDFSDYEVDVETFVQQVVLPDCPPPFFALAHSMGGAVMLRIAHAGKRWFDRMVLSAPMIDLPGRTTAFPARALLRVMRLMGQGGRYVPGGGDKLTGTESFINNPFTSDPVRYARNAAIFEEDPTLGLGSPTVAWADTAFRAMNTFRGMNYPSEIRQPILMLAASNDSIVSTAAIEEFAYHLRAGSHLVIAGSKHEILQEQDRYRSQFWAAFDAFVPGTPLFK
- a CDS encoding alpha/beta hydrolase, which encodes MKTLRTLTVVAALLAGSLGAQTAPALAAAPEKIKNVVLVHGAWADGSSWSKVIPRLQAAGLHVTAVQNPLTSLEDSVAATRRALAQQDGPTVLVAHSWGGTVISEVGNDPKVTGLVYIAARAPDAGEDFVALSQKFPTGPARAGVQEHDGFTKLSEDAFLKYFANGVDRKTAEVLYAVQEPTAASLFAGRTTAAAWRSKPSWYAVSKQDDTINPDLERFLAKRMNATTVELDAGHLSLVSQPDKVADLILAATGQHE